The Zingiber officinale cultivar Zhangliang chromosome 10A, Zo_v1.1, whole genome shotgun sequence genome contains a region encoding:
- the LOC122027562 gene encoding chlorophyll(ide) b reductase NOL, chloroplastic-like isoform X1: MASVALPAISSYTALPRILVGGRFNSTSGLVGGGSLVRRSLPCLCSARKLRTFRAETPDVSKREREPMLPPYNVLITGSTKGIGYALAREFLKAGDNVLICSRSAERVESVLRDLRKEFGERVWGTVCDVREGKDVKALVSFAHETLGYIDIWINNAGSNAYSYKPLAETSDDDLMEVVTTNTLGLMICCREAINMMFDQPRGGHIFNIDGAGSDGRPTPRFAAYGATKRSVVHLTKSLQAELQMHEVKNVMVHNLSPGMVTTDLLMSGAITKQAKFFINILAEPPEVVAEYLVSSIRSIPGSQSMKPTYIRFLTGFKAYSQIFSRLAFGARRNRYLIED; the protein is encoded by the exons ATGGCTTCCGTCGCTTTACCTGCCATCTCCAGCTACACCGCACTCCCTCGCATCCTCGTCGGAGGTAGGTTCAATTCGACCTCCGGATTGGTCGGTGGAGGAAGCCTCGTCCGACGTTCCCTCCCTTGCCTCTGCAGTGCCAGGAAGCTCAGAACATTCCGGGCAGAAACCCCTGATGTCAGTAAGAGGGAACGAGAACCAATGTTGCCTCCTTATAATGTGCTCATCACCGGTTCCACTAAAG GAATTGGATATGCACTTGCGAGGGAATTTTTAAAGGCAGGTGATAAtgttttaatatgctcaagatcAG CTGAACGTGTGGAATCAGTGCTCCGGGACTTGAGAAAGGAATTCGGAGAGCGAGTGTGG GGAACTGTATGTGATGTTAGAGAAGGAAAGGATGTCAAAGCGTTGGTTTCTTTTGCGCATGAAACTCTAGGATATATTGACATATGG ATTAATAATGCTGGATCAAATGCATACAGTTACAAACCATTGGCTGAAACATCTGATGACGATCTTAT gGAAGTTGTAACCACAAATACACTGGGTTTGATGATTTGTTGTCGTGAG GCAATAAATATGATGTTTGACCAGCCTCGAGGTGGTCATATATTTAACATTGATGGAGCGGGTTCAGatggaagaccaacaccaag ATTTGCTGCCTATGGGGCAACCAAGCGAAGTGTTGTGCATCTCACCAAGTCCTTGCAG GCAGAGTTGCAGATGCATGAAGTGAAAAACGTTATGGTGCACAACTTATCG CCTGGTATGGTCACTACGGATCTTCTTATGTCGGGAGCCATTACTAAACAA GCcaaattttttatcaatataCTAGCTGAGCCTCCTGAAGTG GTTGCTGAATACCTTGTTTCATCCATCAGATCTATCCCTGGCAGTCAATCCATGAAGCCCACATACATTAGATTTCTCACAGGCTTCAAAGCTTACTCCCAGATTTTTTCA AGACTTGCTTTCGGCGCTCGGCGAAACAGATACCTTATCGAAGATTGA
- the LOC122027562 gene encoding chlorophyll(ide) b reductase NOL, chloroplastic-like isoform X2: MASVALPAISSYTALPRILVGGRFNSTSGLVGGGSLVRRSLPCLCSARKLRTFRAETPDVSKREREPMLPPYNVLITGSTKGIGYALAREFLKAGDNVLICSRSAERVESVLRDLRKEFGERVWGTVCDVREGKDVKALVSFAHETLGYIDIWINNAGSNAYSYKPLAETSDDDLMEVVTTNTLGLMICCREAINMMFDQPRGGHIFNIDGAGSDGRPTPRFAAYGATKRSVVHLTKSLQAELQMHEVKNVMVHNLSVAEYLVSSIRSIPGSQSMKPTYIRFLTGFKAYSQIFSRLAFGARRNRYLIED, from the exons ATGGCTTCCGTCGCTTTACCTGCCATCTCCAGCTACACCGCACTCCCTCGCATCCTCGTCGGAGGTAGGTTCAATTCGACCTCCGGATTGGTCGGTGGAGGAAGCCTCGTCCGACGTTCCCTCCCTTGCCTCTGCAGTGCCAGGAAGCTCAGAACATTCCGGGCAGAAACCCCTGATGTCAGTAAGAGGGAACGAGAACCAATGTTGCCTCCTTATAATGTGCTCATCACCGGTTCCACTAAAG GAATTGGATATGCACTTGCGAGGGAATTTTTAAAGGCAGGTGATAAtgttttaatatgctcaagatcAG CTGAACGTGTGGAATCAGTGCTCCGGGACTTGAGAAAGGAATTCGGAGAGCGAGTGTGG GGAACTGTATGTGATGTTAGAGAAGGAAAGGATGTCAAAGCGTTGGTTTCTTTTGCGCATGAAACTCTAGGATATATTGACATATGG ATTAATAATGCTGGATCAAATGCATACAGTTACAAACCATTGGCTGAAACATCTGATGACGATCTTAT gGAAGTTGTAACCACAAATACACTGGGTTTGATGATTTGTTGTCGTGAG GCAATAAATATGATGTTTGACCAGCCTCGAGGTGGTCATATATTTAACATTGATGGAGCGGGTTCAGatggaagaccaacaccaag ATTTGCTGCCTATGGGGCAACCAAGCGAAGTGTTGTGCATCTCACCAAGTCCTTGCAG GCAGAGTTGCAGATGCATGAAGTGAAAAACGTTATGGTGCACAACTTATCG GTTGCTGAATACCTTGTTTCATCCATCAGATCTATCCCTGGCAGTCAATCCATGAAGCCCACATACATTAGATTTCTCACAGGCTTCAAAGCTTACTCCCAGATTTTTTCA AGACTTGCTTTCGGCGCTCGGCGAAACAGATACCTTATCGAAGATTGA